One genomic region from Tachysurus fulvidraco isolate hzauxx_2018 chromosome 14, HZAU_PFXX_2.0, whole genome shotgun sequence encodes:
- the LOC125138561 gene encoding tumor necrosis factor receptor superfamily member 14-like isoform X2, giving the protein MFTAQSTDSSVCRNGSRGFAQMSRRRSHVYRHCTEFVSTTCVPCVDSFTSEPTDLLQCFSCAVCDTGQGLQVKTACTRISDTVCEPLEGLYCTNYEKGSCTQAAEHTQCRPGQYIKQKGTARDDAECAECKNGTYSDGSLEMCKLHTKCEDLGLDEIKPGTTISDVECGNKINLIQVALIVGILVLIPVVAVVVVLKSRHKSSRCSDQNAEKEQATKTELKTLTP; this is encoded by the exons ATGTTTACTGCTCAATCCACTGATTCCTCAGTATGCCGCAACGGAAGCAGAGGATTTGCACAGATGTCACGACGAA GAAGCCATGTTTATAGGCATTGCACAGAATTTGTCAGCACAACTTGTGTGCCGTGTGTTGACTCTTTCACTTCTGAGCCAACTGATCTTCTACAATGCTTTagctgtgcagtgtgtgataCAG GGCAAGGCTTACAAGTAAAAACAGCCTGCACAAGAATTTCAGATACAGTTTGTGAGCCACTTGAGGGATTGTACTGTACTAATTATGAGAAGGGTAGTTGTACACAGGCTGCggaacacacacaatgtagacCTGGACAATATATAAAGCAGAAAG GAACAGCACGTGATGATGCCGAATGTGCTGAATGTAAAAATGGTACCTACTCTGATGGCTCACTTGAAATGTGCAAACTACATACAAA GTGTGAAGATTTAGGACTTGATGAAATTAAACCAGGAACAACGATATCTGATGTTGAGTGtggaaataaaatcaatttaattcaagtgGCCCTTATAGTTGGAATCCTAGTTTTAATTCCAGTTGTGGCTGTTGTAGTAGTCCTCAAAAGTAGACATAAGAGTAGCCGATGTTCAG
- the LOC125138561 gene encoding tumor necrosis factor receptor superfamily member 14-like isoform X1: MVFSLEHIFIFAAIFLLNIDLCLCACARAEYEINKECCPMCAPGSHVYRHCTEFVSTTCVPCVDSFTSEPTDLLQCFSCAVCDTGQGLQVKTACTRISDTVCEPLEGLYCTNYEKGSCTQAAEHTQCRPGQYIKQKGTARDDAECAECKNGTYSDGSLEMCKLHTKCEDLGLDEIKPGTTISDVECGNKINLIQVALIVGILVLIPVVAVVVVLKSRHKSSRCSDQNAEKEQATKTELKTLTP; encoded by the exons ATGGTGTTTAGTTTGgagcatatatttatttttgctgctaTTTTCCTCCTAAACATTGACCTATGTCTTTGTGCTTGTGCTCGAGCAGAGTATGAGATCAATAAAGAATGTTGCCCCATGTGTGCACCTG GAAGCCATGTTTATAGGCATTGCACAGAATTTGTCAGCACAACTTGTGTGCCGTGTGTTGACTCTTTCACTTCTGAGCCAACTGATCTTCTACAATGCTTTagctgtgcagtgtgtgataCAG GGCAAGGCTTACAAGTAAAAACAGCCTGCACAAGAATTTCAGATACAGTTTGTGAGCCACTTGAGGGATTGTACTGTACTAATTATGAGAAGGGTAGTTGTACACAGGCTGCggaacacacacaatgtagacCTGGACAATATATAAAGCAGAAAG GAACAGCACGTGATGATGCCGAATGTGCTGAATGTAAAAATGGTACCTACTCTGATGGCTCACTTGAAATGTGCAAACTACATACAAA GTGTGAAGATTTAGGACTTGATGAAATTAAACCAGGAACAACGATATCTGATGTTGAGTGtggaaataaaatcaatttaattcaagtgGCCCTTATAGTTGGAATCCTAGTTTTAATTCCAGTTGTGGCTGTTGTAGTAGTCCTCAAAAGTAGACATAAGAGTAGCCGATGTTCAG